Within Bdellovibrionales bacterium, the genomic segment CAGTCGTAGTCTTCATTCGTGATGGTCGCCTTTTTTACTTCCTTTGTCGCAATTTCTTCGGCCTTTTTAGCCAGTTGACCAATTGTTATGAGTTTGTTTTTATACTCGTCTACTAGGACATTAGCTTTAGTCAGCAGATCAATGGTCAGATTCACGAGCTTCCCGAATCTAGAAAAAAACTCTGGATTTGGCTCTACATATCCCTTCACGATAGGTGGCGCATACTGAGCGGGTGGCCCCCCTTCCCCGCCGCCTCCCTGCTCGGCATATGACTGTTCCGCGTAAAGAATTGTATCGTGTTTAAGCTCGGTGTACGAGGCAAGACTCGTGTTCAAAATTTTTGCTGCCCACCCTTCAGAATTCGCAAAAAATTGTTGAGAACCGACGGGCAAGAATTGAGCAGAAAGTAGATTTAGCCAAGAACTGTACATCGATTCAGACCACATACCTGCCGGGAGGCCCGCCACAAACTGCTTCGATTTCTCATATTCAGACTTATAGTTTGGGATCTCATCAAACCAATTCTTGGGAAGTAAATCGAATGCTTTTTTTGAACCCAAGAGCGCCATGACTTCAAGAGCGCTTGGGAGATTCTTAGGCATATCGTCTGATCCAACTGCCGGTGCAGTTAATCGCTGATACAAATCGGCATCCAGCGTGTAGCGCTGTCCGATGAGTTTGAATCCAGCATTTTCATTTTTTCGTTCCGCCGCAGTTTTACCTGTTCCAGTCTGGCTCGACACTATGTTTGGAGCTGGAAGATCTTCCTTGGCCTTCTTTTGAAAGGACTCTAATTTTTGTTCGTCAGCATAGTCCTCGATTTTCGTACTGGGATCAAAAACACTATCGATCCATTTCTTAAACTGAATTGAGGTTGCGCTCTCTATTTTTCTGACTAGAAAATCGATCGCTGAATAGAACTCGCTCCATCTTGAACGATAAACACTATCCATCAGTTTCTTAAACTGAATCGGGGTTCCGCTCTCTGCCTTTCCGACTAGAAAATCGATCGCTGAAGAAAACTCGCTCCATTTACTAGATATCTTGGGATCTTGAAAAACAGAGTGGGTCAGGAGAATTGCAGCAAGAGTCGCTGAAGAATTATCCAGAAGAAAATTTTTCCTGCCCAAATGCATTTGAGCTCTGAAATAATCACTCAATTTTTCAGAGACCGTATAATGACCTCGAACTTTGTATTGAGAATAGTCTTCTTTATAGCCAGGAAGGTACTCGTGTGTTTTCGACGGTTCTTCGGCAGATGGGATCTCCTGAGAGGCAGCTGAAATCCTTTCAACCTCTGCCTTTACGTCAGCCGTTATTTCTGGATTTAGTTGTAAATTCGATTTTAGCAAAGTCGCCGCGACCGCCGTAAACCACATATTTCGTTTCGCAGCTTCTTTTACTTTTGGGTTTTTTGAGTTGCTGTAAAGTTCCGACGAGGCTGTGTATAAGTGCTCGACCACTTCTTTAAGGAGAGGCGAAAGCTTCGTTTCCTCTATCTTCTGCATCATGCGATCAATGATCAGGTGCAGAGCGTGAAGATATAAATCACTAGTTACAAATATCGCCCCGCGAGGTTCATTTTCATTCTCCTGGTAATAGCGGTCGACTAAATCATCAACTGCGACCACCCTAGGTTGAAGCCTCTGAATATAAAAACCAGACTTTTGGAAGAGCGCCTTATCTTGTTCTGAGAATTGCTTTTCAGGAGGATTTCCGCCTCCTTCCTCTGGAAGATTTCTTGACAGGCTGGGGATTTCATTTAATTCAATCTTGCCTTCGTCCATCTGCGGATCGATAGCTCGAAGTTCTTTCTCGTTTAACCAACCTATTCTTTCCGGTATCGGTCCTTCAAACTCTTCATTTGAAGTGTCGCTAAGAAAATTGAACCGATACCAATGGTCGCCTCCTTTTGTGTATTTTCCGGTTGAAGTGATAACCTCTCCCTTTTTTAATTCTAGAACCTTTTTGGCCTCTTCGTTCGGTTGTAGTCTGACTGAGCCTGCGTCATTCAGGATTACGAACCTTTGGTCTGATTTTTCGAAAGCGGGTTCTTTCGTAAGACCACGAGCGGGAACAAATTGGCAAATCATGTCCTGAATCCTAAATTTTTGGTTGTATTGCGCTCGCTTGATAGGAGGCGAAAACTGGATCCATTCAGGCTTGTCCTTTACCGGCTTGCCTGAAATTGGATTTCCAAAAATAATTCCATCTCCTGCAGCATTCATGACTGGATTGTTATGGAAATGAAAATCAGGGGCTAAGGGATTCAGTTTCTCGGGTGTCTTGTCGGGGATAGCTTCATAGATAGGCAACAAATCGTCAGTGACGATATAGTTGGCTTCATCCGCGGCTAGCGTAAGAATTGGGTAAAGCCCAAAAAGAAACAAAACCGAAACCACGCCTTTTTTCATAGTCGCTCCCAAATTTTCTTAAGCCTTTAATCTCTAATGTATTTTAAGAATACCCCTATTCTTAGGGAAACCAACCAACATATTGACGGGAAAGGTTGGTTTTTCATCGTCCATCTTGTGCCTGGGCAAGTAATCTCGAAGGACCAAGGGGTAGACCGCCACTTCGGAGATTTTCTTGTTCAGAAAACTAATGCGCAGTGCCACGCTTTCGGTGGAATGGGCCAGCAGGCGCTCTGTCTGATCAAAAATAAAGTTTCCTAGGCTGTAGGCAATGACTCCATCTTGATACCACTCAATTCTCTGCAAGACG encodes:
- a CDS encoding DUF3160 domain-containing protein, with translation MKKGVVSVLFLFGLYPILTLAADEANYIVTDDLLPIYEAIPDKTPEKLNPLAPDFHFHNNPVMNAAGDGIIFGNPISGKPVKDKPEWIQFSPPIKRAQYNQKFRIQDMICQFVPARGLTKEPAFEKSDQRFVILNDAGSVRLQPNEEAKKVLELKKGEVITSTGKYTKGGDHWYRFNFLSDTSNEEFEGPIPERIGWLNEKELRAIDPQMDEGKIELNEIPSLSRNLPEEGGGNPPEKQFSEQDKALFQKSGFYIQRLQPRVVAVDDLVDRYYQENENEPRGAIFVTSDLYLHALHLIIDRMMQKIEETKLSPLLKEVVEHLYTASSELYSNSKNPKVKEAAKRNMWFTAVAATLLKSNLQLNPEITADVKAEVERISAASQEIPSAEEPSKTHEYLPGYKEDYSQYKVRGHYTVSEKLSDYFRAQMHLGRKNFLLDNSSATLAAILLTHSVFQDPKISSKWSEFSSAIDFLVGKAESGTPIQFKKLMDSVYRSRWSEFYSAIDFLVRKIESATSIQFKKWIDSVFDPSTKIEDYADEQKLESFQKKAKEDLPAPNIVSSQTGTGKTAAERKNENAGFKLIGQRYTLDADLYQRLTAPAVGSDDMPKNLPSALEVMALLGSKKAFDLLPKNWFDEIPNYKSEYEKSKQFVAGLPAGMWSESMYSSWLNLLSAQFLPVGSQQFFANSEGWAAKILNTSLASYTELKHDTILYAEQSYAEQGGGGEGGPPAQYAPPIVKGYVEPNPEFFSRFGKLVNLTIDLLTKANVLVDEYKNKLITIGQLAKKAEEIATKEVKKATITNEDYDWILNMPYKFNASLLLPSDFDADYNKHQKELQMALVADLATDAFEGRVLMGAIGYPMVTYVLVKDYSGGTRISRGYVYSYYEWADTKRWNDDEWKAVVYASDPNSVQIPEQPKWYDLFLKK